In Oreochromis aureus strain Israel breed Guangdong linkage group 6, ZZ_aureus, whole genome shotgun sequence, the genomic window TGCTCCCGGTTAGAGATACTTTGCCGAGAATAGACTTTAGCTTTCTGCAACATATTTGTCTCAGGTTCATAAAAGTTGCATGCTGATTGAGTGAATGGTCGATGTGTGGTTGCTTTTATCTCTCAGCTTCTCGTGTTAACTTTCGACATGAAGACCCAAAttgctgttttaatttttgtagttttgaaCCTGCGCAGACTCTTTCTGCCACAAGTCACATTCACACTCAGTGTGTTATTGGCTTTTGCACAGGTATCAACAAAGGAAGCTGTTTTCGGATCAATCATTTTCCAGAGGATAACGACTACGATACAGACAGCTCAGAGTACATCTTACGTAAGTCACTGCAACCTCTTCATCTTCAAACACTCCAACACTTAATCCCTCTCTCCCTGctctttccttcttctttttttcttgaatgTGATAGAGTTATTACAAGGCTACTTAATGTGTTATGGCATGGCTATGCTTTTCCCATGAAAAGCCTGATGTCATGACAGCAATTGGAGCAATGGCGATAATGAAGTGTGTTATGTGCTGAGTAATAAGGCCCGTCTAAAACAGGCCAGACTTTGGCCACATGAGAGCAGATTTCATATTTGGCCTTGGCCTTTTGCTTAATACccttgttaaaaataaataaataaatagatgcaCTGAAAATTACAGAGCATTTAATCATTTtactgaatatttatttatgtttcagGTTTCAGATCAGCTCTGTGCCTCAAGGCAACTGTTACCATTTCGTGTGTTGTCCACAATATGAATTTCAATAAGCTCAAGAAAAATTTATTCTGGAATCACTtggttatgtttttttaaagggagCTGAATATGCTAGCTGGACCTGTGTATCTGTAAAAACCTTCGTGCGCTGAACCACGGGGCATTATTTCACTTCATTTGGTTCACTCGTGGAAAAGTAATGATGCTTGTTTGGCAGGGCGTGTCACGTACTGATGTTTCTTCAGCTTTTAGGCTGCTCACAAATTCCCTCTAGTGGAATTTAAGTGTTGGAGATCAATTCAAGTATTAAACAGTTTTTTATTATAAACATACCCATCACAACTTTTGCCTATATGCTAACTGAAACCATTTAGAAAGAGAAATGActatatttctatattttgcAGGAAAAAGATAAATTGTATCTGTTTAAATTCTGACAAGGCGAATAAATGAATCCAGTTATTTTACTAATGTGTGGTGCTGTACTGCAacaactgtaaaaataaaaacttaaagtATAGCTGCCTAGCCTGTGGGTTAGACTTGGATTTGTAGTTTTGGACTAGAAACTGTGTTAAAGGCTTGGGCTTGGGTTGGCAAGTGGGACTGGGGTCAACCAGAGGAATGCTGAAGCACAGACGATGTTCTGGTGTTAAGCAGTGAGCATTTAAAGGTAACTTCAGCAGCTACAGTCAGTGGGGCTTTGTTCAGACTCTAGGGCACCTGTAAGTAATCTTGCACTCACTCAaagcagagggagggagagagagcctgCAGACTGAAGAAGACAAGGCAAAACAGAGGCCTTGGCAACAACCACTGTTACTGTTAGCAGTTCCGCTAAGTCCTCATGTGGTGCTCACTAAAGCAATAATGAAATggtgaaatgtaaaaaattaaaaaatgattatAACTGATGAGATGGTGATGGATTAGCTGAACTGTTTTAGTAAGGACCTTGGAAATATCATTCAGTGAGTTATTTTTCAGTGGAAAACTAAACTTGTCAGCATTCCTTGGTAGCTGCACACTGTAGATTTTAGCCATGACTCCACAGGTCATTGTCAGTCAGTCATTCTTTCCATCACTTTTAGCCTACACATAAGTTGTATGGCCCCTAGAAGATTATTGAACATTTGTTGGAAAGCGGAGTTTATTTTCACTAGCCATCGCAGGTGTTTAATCAAAAAATCCCTTTCTCAGTtggaacctgtctgacaaagtgaggGACACTAAAAGTTAAAGAAGTTCAACGAAGGATGAGAAACATAGTGACTGACATCTGTTAAACAGGAAGTTGTACAATAGGAGGCAGAACCTTTGGCCTGCAGGCCCATGTTCTGTGCAGCCAGCTTCctgtttggattcgggagacggATACtctctctactttcaagattaggcttaaaactttcctttttcacGAAGTTTATAGTGAGCGCTGGATAAAGTgacccttagttatgctgcaataggtctgGGCTGCTGgtggcttcccatgatgcactgtttCTTTTCCACTCACCTTTTTACTCCCTATGTCTTCATGCAACACTCGGCATTTAATCcttagttattattcatctctgactctcttccacaaagtgttttttgtcctgtctccctccccccACTCCTGACTGATCTTTACAAATGGccgcccctctctgagcctggttctgccagaggtttcttcctgttaaaagggagtttttctttaccactgtcgccaaagcatttgctcaaagggggtcatctgattgtttgggttttctctgttttctctgtattcttGTTGGGTCTGTGGTATCTGTAGTATGGGATCAAACACCTGTAAAGCTAATGGTATTTCTTTCAGTAGTAGTTGTCCTTTTTTAGTTAGTTCTCTTACCCATTAGACATAATGTCTGTGTGACAGTATGTAATATAATCTAATATTGAGGGGTATATATTTTTCACCTGTGCTCCACTTTACAGTGGTTATCTTctctttttaataataatggattgcatttatatagcgcttttcaagaccctcaaagcactttacaattccactattcattcactctcacattcacacactggtggaggcaagctatagttgtagccacagctgccctggggcagactgacagaagcaaggctgccatatcgcgccatcgacccctctggccatcaccagtaggtggtaggtgaagtgtcttgcccaaggacacaacgaccgagactgtccgagccggggctcgaaccggcaaccttacgattacaagacgaactgccagctcttgagccacgatcgccaatTTTTAAGTAGTTTACATTATATTCTCAATTGTGCTGACAAGACATTTTCacactctctgtctctctcgtCTAAACAGGTATAGTTCGTGCATCAAGCCTGTTTCCAATTCTCAGCACCATCCTTCTGATGTTGGGTGGCCTGTGTGTTGGAATTGGACGCATCTACAGCAGCAAGAACAACATCCTGCTCAGTGCAGGCATCCTGTTTGTAGCTGCAGGTAGGACGAGTCAGACAGCGCACCACAGATAAAGAATCAAAACCAGGGTGACAACAAATAGATTGTGTGTAGTGCAAGagagtgaaagaaggaaaaggtcAGGTTTTATTCAGAGATACAGTGCACTTCAAAAATGTCTGAAGTCATTAGAGTGCACCTTTCTCACACTCACAAAAGGACAATGGCAAAAACACTGCTTTTCTTTACATGTAGAGTCTCAGTTTTGACCTTTCCCACAACAACATTCCTTCTCTCATTTATCCTCTCTTCAGGCCTGAGCAACATCATTGGCATCATCGTCTACATCTCCAGCAATGCCGGCGACCCGAGCGACAAGAAAGATGAGGACAAGAAGAACCAGTACAGCTATGGTTGGTCTTTCTACTTCGGTGCCCTCTCCTTCATTGTAGCAGAGTCAGTGGGCGTTCTTGCAGTCAACATTTAtattgagaaaaacaaagagacgCGCTTCCGATCCAAACGTGACTTCATCAAAACCACCTCATCCTCTTCGCCGTACTCTCGCATACCAAGTTACCGCTACAGGCGGAGGCGATCGCGTTCCAGTTCCAGGTCAAGTGACCCATCTCGTGAGCCCTCCCCAGTGGGAATGAAGATTGGCGGAGGAATTGGAGGGGGACCAGGGCTGGGGCTGAATTTGCCAGTAGGCGGTATATCCCTTTATTCCCTGAGCAGGGACCCTTTGAAGGGTGGAAGTGGTACTGCAGGGCCCTACAGCCCAGAGCGGGACTCCAGGTTTTTACAAGTCCACAACTGCTTCCAGAAAGATGTGAAGGATGGAGGAAACAGGAGAACCACTCCAGTATGAGGTCAGGAGTGTATCCAACATTAAACTTGATGGTACACATTAGATGTTTACAGTTGATGAGAAAGGGTATTTTCTCCCCAGGACTGTTtttggcagcagcagcaatgaaaGGTCCAAGTTTAGAGTTGCTTTTCTCACATCCCTCTTTGACAGAAAAACACCAGTATTTCATTTggtgagagagaaaaatgacTTTTAATGATTGTGGTTGCCACAATTTTGTAGCAATAGTTGAAGAGTTTGGTTTTTGAAAAATATAATGCTTAAAATCTGGAAGGAATATTCTGCTCTTACAGAAAGAAATGTGCCCGTCCTAGTATTCTGTAAAGGTAGTCATTTATGACAACGCCTTGAACCTTTAGTCATGTTTTTCTTCTAGGAACTCAGAAAAGGAATTCCTTTGATGAAGATGAAAATAACCCACCAAACTTGTTTGCTAAAGTGATCTATGTAACCGTTTGCTATCCGAATATAATCgtattgtatttgtttgtacCTTAACACAAATGGTGCTAACTCAATCTGTACACCTTTTATAGTTTTAAGCCTTTCAAAGCCCATTTGAATACTTTTACTGTATCTTAATAACCTTTATCATGTACATGAGTCATGTCATAAATATGTGTTgccgtatgtgtgtgtgtgtgtgtgtgtgtgtgtgtgtgtgtgtgtgtgtgtgtgtgtgtgtgtgtgtgtgtgtgtgtgtgtgtgttatggatCTCAAACACTACCACACCACGGCGTAATTGTGCTATGAATATGGATCTctgtatatatactgtatattaaaAGTGACAAGGCACATATTAATGTCAGTACATTCCAGTATGCTGCGTAATGCGTCAGTGTTTATAGGTACAGACTGCCTGTGTAGTTTGTTCTCCATTCGCTCAGGGACGATGTACAGAACAAATGAGTTCCTTACCTAAGCCAGACAGACTGTTACAGCTGGCGTGTTTAAAGGCATAGGTTAGATCATGCTCTTTGTGTTGCTGTTCTCTAACAGGACTCCTGCTTCTGCCTTTACTTTCTTTGTGTTGGGGAAGGTTTTATGGGAGGGCTGTCTGGTACAGAGTTTTGATCATGCTCCAAAAAATACACTTGCAGACACCTGTAATCtcatatttaattatttctgtATTATTACTGATCCATATCAAAATCAGCTGTTGGGGAAGTtatgattttcaaaaaaaaaaaaaaacaataaagatttTTGTGTGAGGATGTAGTGATGTGACTTTTTTTGTATAGTCTAACTGTATAGATTTGGCATTATTATAGCAATGATGACTACAGTTAACCACAGATCCATTCATGCTCTTAAATGTTTTGGATTAAAGTTATTAATTATGCTCAAAGCAATTTCCCAAAAAAGATTTCTCTTCAAACTAATACCACAATAGAAGTTGGAGCTAGTggactagctagctagcttctCTCAGCGACTTCCTTATATTTGCATGCATTGTGTCACTGCATGtctgatttggcagatttttatacCTGATGCAACCAATCCCAGTCTCAATCTGGTGATCTTTCATGTGTTAGGTGAGTGTCTAAACCACTAACAGATAGGGTGAATTACTTTATAACCCACCTGGACCCTAAAGTTTGGGCGTTCTTTGAACCTCTTTCATTGATAGCTGTTCCTACAAAAGCAGCTACAACAATTGTTGTCTGCTAGATTTCACTAGAGTCATTAAAATGTCTGTTTCCACCCAGTTTTTGCTGCTTTGTTGggtgaaattcttttttttttattagccaTTTAATTACCACTAATAAGCAAGTATATGTGCATCTGCATTAAACTGGACATGAATACAGCTTGCTAAACAAGCATGCTAGCATTAAATGATAACATCAGCCAGATATATGGAGAGTTTTTAACACTGCAGTCACCCATTTAAATTGTGATTTCCTTATGGGAGAATTTGACTACTATATATGAGCacattttgtgtgtgcgtgtgtgtcaacGGGATATAATTAACTTAGCAAGCATGGCCACCCCCATACAAAATTGTCAGGCTCATCCACCATGGAGACAAATTCCAAAACTCAACTTTCAGCTGTCTTCACATTTGGTTTAATGCAAAATATGAGCTGAGACTCAGTCCGAAGAGACAGCATGCCGTTATTTTTCACAGCCTTTGCTTTTCCTCGTAGAAGTATTTAGGTAATGACGCAGGGCTGATAGGCCTGTTATGTTCTACTATGAAGCTGCATGAAAGACAGGCGGGCAACCACAGGGTGTTAAAGGAAATCGGCATCAGCCAACTTAATGCTTGACTGAACTAACAGGCTCATAAATGCTCATCCAGACTTTGAAAAGCTTGTCTCCCTGTCTCCAAACAAGAGCTGGAGTAAAGTGGgtgttttgcatgtgtgtgtgtgtgtgcatgaaggGCTAGTATAAGTTCAAATTACTCATTCTCGGTATAGTACATCATGCTTGTTTGGCTTCCGTGTCATGGTTTGCTTCCCTGTTGGGTACTTTTAGCAGAAGCTGGAATCGGTTTAATTTGGTTGTTGGTTTTCGTAAATCGGTGTCACAGTGGTTGCACTGTGTGTTTAAGGCTACCGATCCATGACAGGAGAGCCTGTATAGTCGCTGTAAAGTCCCTGCCCTCCCCGCTATCGTTGTCATTcaagtcactgaagtggacaaGGGTATGCCTTGAATTACAATACACTTATTTTCCATCCTGCTTGTGTGTGATGTATCTTTATTATGCTGAACTGGTCTGATGACCCGGTTTCCATCCCAGCCCTGAATTTGAGCAATTCATCTTTCACCCCTCTCTCCAACCATCACCCAAGCTGTTAAGCCCTATGAATGCCATGGGCCCTCACTGATCTATTCATCCATAAAAAAGCCATGCCCCCCACTCCCTACCCCACTCCTTCCTGTTGGGCGCCATCAAATTCTTCTCCAGTAATTGAGAGGAAAATGGCAGGGTCACCTCTCCGTGCAGTCACAGGACTAGCCAACATGCTTGTTAGCAGTAGTACCTTGCTGTTCAGGATGGATAGAATAAGATTTCAGGATTTAAAGTCTGGTCCTTTCTTTGGACAGCAGGTGACAACAGCTCATACTTTATCTATCTTTGTAtgaaaaaccacacacacaaatgccaTAGCAAAGGTTTTACCACAGCAACACTTTATTTTACCAGGTAAACCAGTGTGTGAGCTATAATTGTCCTAATTCCAAATCTAAACTGGATATATAAAGTTAATCAACCGACAATATTTATTGCTTTGACTTAAGGGACTGCACaaagaaaaaatcatttttgtgtGATGTAAAATGGTACTGCTACAAGGTCAACctcatacaccacgttgttggCTTGAAGATATAAATACAAATCCAGGATCAGGCAGGTTGGGCAAACAAAATTTAATGGCAATAAAACTAAAAAGTCCATAGCTACAAGGAGCACAGggaacatccatccatttggAGAATAGCCCAGCTGTCATCGGACAAGAGATGTGCTAACTCTCTGCGGGTTGCCAGTCTTccacagggggaacaaacacagaaacagatgatCTGACAGAGCAAAGGGAAAGACAAGGCTACACTGAGGGCTGATTGGAAATGAGGCACAGGTGGAAACAGGAAAGTGGAGAGGCAGACATACAGGAACTCAAACTCAGAGGTGGCCTCCACAAGGAAAACCCATTAACAAAGCATAGAATATGACtagttttgtaatatgtcatcTTCCTATTGTTTATTAGCACAGAATGTGTTGTGAGGCTACAGAACGAATGTGAAACTCAGATGTGATTTCCTCTGCTTGATCCCATCTCTCCGGTCCCTCCCAAGttctttttgaaaatgtaaaatggCTGATATTACTCCTAGCAGGGTGCACGATTCCTCACTCCCTGTGCCACACTGTCAATCCAGGAGCCACAGGCAGCCATTAGGACGACATCTGTCACTGCACTAAGACCGGATTTAGCTAGCAGCAGTTGGAGTTTAACCCCTTTAAGCAGCTATGACACATCAAAAACCAGATCATAATGGTGTAGCGTAACATATCCAATTATATTACAGTCTGCAGAAAAGCAGCTGACAATAAGCAAGCATTAATGCAACGCTGTTGCTAATACCAAAGTAACCTTTTTGATTAAGTCAGACTCTGTGGGAAAGCTATTCACAGGGGAACTGGTATTCAGGCACCAGTTTTAGCGCTGAGTTTAAAGTTAGAGCACCAAGGGACCATCAGTCATCACAGATGTGAGACTGAAGCAGGCTGAGGTGGCAactattttcttttacattattGTCACAGTTAAGTATCTGTTGTCTAGATACAACTTTTATGTTGTTCCATTTGATGCCTTTGAAtttcactaaaataaaaataatgatctATAATGTATGCTACTGCAAAGCATACACATAAAGAGTCTGTTTTATTAAACCCAAGGcagaagagaaaataaagtaaaatgcaTATAATATTTGCGTCTTTGCTTTACATCATTTTCTCAGCTGGATTAAGTTCATTACTGATGACAAAGCCTTTCAGTGTGCTTACCCTTTCTTGATTCCATATCAAGTCGAGCGGGTCTTGGTTGTTTCGGATGCCTTACATCACATGCAACAAGGTAGTCCAGCTCAAGACTGGTGCAGAAGCTGACAGTGATGGAGCTTCAGGCCTGATTTCATTAACAAAAGAAGATGAGGTTTGATGCATGCAGAGAGGAAAATAAATGGTTTATTGATCCAACAGTCGCCATAGCGGTAAACCACAAAACAGACAGCCCTAACTGCTCCCTAACTGTGTCCCTTCCAGTAAAGCGCCTATCTCAGCCTCCACCATCAGTGGGAGTTCAGATAGATGATCAGTTATTCCCCAGCAGTTTCCCTCTAAATTGCAAGATCACTTTGTCAAAGTTTATCAGAAGATTTCAAACACAGGACAACATCAAAAAGTTCAGATTTAATGAACAGTCCTCCAAATGACAACAAGAAAATAACTGCAGGTAAGTATTGCAGCAGTGGTTTGGATCAGGTAGTCTTTCAGGCAAGTCAGCTAACAGCATTGCAGGAATTTTCCTCTCTTTCCTCAGTGCTGTTTCCAGCACACTTCTAGAGTTTCTGGAGCAGGCGCATAATTCAGTAAGTGGGGTGAGAGTGGGTCAGGCAGGTTTGCAGGTAAAATGATGCAGGCTTTCCGAAGGTTTCCTTGAGAGGAAGAAGGAGACAGGAGGAGGTAAGCACAAGGTTTAGAAAGTAACAAGAGACCAGACGGGTGAACTAAGAAGTGAGATTAATAACTGAGCAAGCTGTGTCAGGCTTAAAGTCAGAATCTTTACACAGCTGAAATCGCAGCTCTAGAACACATAACACATCTGTTCAATCACTAAGATTAATTTTGCTCAGATCTGCCAACAAATTAAAGTGATTTCCACCTCCTCTATTAGTTCAAATCCATCAGTTTTTAAGTTTCAGAACTCTAATTTGGAGCCATCAccttaaaaataaacaacagcactGGAATGATTTTAACCATTGTCTGCAGAGTTAATTTCAAGTCTTATTTGcaactgctctgtgttttagagTAATATTTTTAGATATtgttataattattttatcattatcaCTTAATAATGTATCTGATTGGTGTAGGCAGTATTCCTGAGGATCATTTTCTGTGGAAAAAGAGTCACACGATGAGTGAAATATCCGTTTTTATGTGATTCTGAAAGCAGCGATCCAGGCTTAACACAAAAAATTAATAACTGCTATTGTTATCTTCCACTGgggttttaggttttgttgAGCCAGCTAAAGCAAAGAAAGTCTGGTTTTGCTGAATTTTCTTTGGTgtatacacaaacacatcagcgGATTTACAATCTGGCAACAAGTTGAGGAGACAGCTAGGTTTCAATACAAACTGAAAGGCATCTGGTAACTGCAGTTTCTGACTAAATGAGTCTTAGATTTTGGTCTTACAAAATCTTGGCCAGTATAATTTGCAATGAGTGAAGGAGGGCATTACTAATTATTACAAATTATAACAATAGCCCTCTCACATACAATAATGATTGATAATCATCTTAACCTTTACTCATGATTACACGCTCTGTTCTTTTAATTATGAGATCATAATTTATGCAGTGTTGTTTTTAGTATTATGCCACCAGCTACCCCATATCAAATAGTTTAAGCATTTACTTCTTTTTAGACTGGTGGTTGGTCAAAATTAAGAATGAAGAAAACCTCCTCAGAAATAAGGTAAGTAtgagtttgttttaaatgtgaatggcttttattttctgttgtcgCTGTTCATATTGAGTCAGTCTGTTATCATTCATAGGGAAGATTCTCAGCTGCACGCAACAGGTGAGACTGATCACATGTATGCTAAATAAGGAACTTTATTTTAAAGCCAAGTGAGTGTCAAGTTGaccaaatataacaaaagccCAAACAGGTGAACTACAACAGGAGAAACCAACAAACGGTACATTATCAGAGACATAACTTTGTTGTCATTTCTCCGATGTGCATCCTTGATTAATTTTCTCCTCTCCCTATAGACatgtgaggagaggagaggaacaAAATAGTTAAGGGGAGAGGATTTGAGGTAGCAGGCATTCAGCAAAATGAAGCATCAAAGccctcattttaaaataatgcgAATCAAATATGAATAGCGGTACAGAGATcatattttctgttctttttcatTCAACTGGCACAAAAATGGTGGGAGAAAGGTTTGATCATCTGAAACAACTGAAACAACCAAATCCAAAGGAACACTTATCTGTAGAGTACTTTGCTTGCTATATTCCAGCTGTGTGTCTCGCCTTTGAGTCACAGGGAAAGCACTTCTACCAAAGATATGCCCTTACATCCTTGATTCCAGCTCCTCTGGTGAgcctccttctctctcctcaCTCCTCTCTCCTCCAGATGTGTTTTAGAAATTGATGCATCCTGCAAGATGGTGATTTAAGAAGGATTTCCAGGTTTTGTGCAGGACGGTAAAAGATGcacaaaacagagaaataaaaaagctCTCTGTTGCACGTGGATCCTCTTCCTCTGAGAATCATTACAGTGCTTCTCAATTACGACACCACCAGATTATGAATTCCTTGTGGTTTTACACTTGGCTTCACACATTTGCAGTGTTCACAAATAAGATCCCACTGGTATTGAAATCTAAACATAGACTGGCTCTATCCAAATATCTCTAACTTGTAAAGACAAACGTGACT contains:
- the LOC116311796 gene encoding voltage-dependent calcium channel gamma-4 subunit; its protein translation is MAWCDRGVQTLLAIVGAFAAFSLMTIAIGTDYWLYSRAYICNATNATTDETQMQTKKVKGDLTHSGLWRICCIEGINKGSCFRINHFPEDNDYDTDSSEYILRIVRASSLFPILSTILLMLGGLCVGIGRIYSSKNNILLSAGILFVAAGLSNIIGIIVYISSNAGDPSDKKDEDKKNQYSYGWSFYFGALSFIVAESVGVLAVNIYIEKNKETRFRSKRDFIKTTSSSSPYSRIPSYRYRRRRSRSSSRSSDPSREPSPVGMKIGGGIGGGPGLGLNLPVGGISLYSLSRDPLKGGSGTAGPYSPERDSRFLQVHNCFQKDVKDGGNRRTTPV